GCGGATCGTTAGGCGGACGCGGCGGCTGGCCCACCAGCCGGATCGACGTGAACACCCCGCCGCCCACCAGGGGCGGCGTGTCGGTGGCGCCGGCGGCGATGATGTCGGGGCGGGCATCCAGGTCGCTCAGCAGCGACCGATAAAACGCAATCCCCGTGGAATCCGGATACCCGGAGCCGAGAGTGATCTGCGCGGTGATGGCGTGCTCGGGTCGGAAGCCCGGATCGACGCGCATCATCCTCGCCAGACTCTTCGCGACGAGCGCGGCGCAGACCGCCAGCACCACGGTGAGCGACAGCTCGCCGATGACCAGCAGGCGGCGGGTCCGATGCGCGCGCCCGTCTCCGGTGTTGCCGCGCCCGCCGTCGCGGAGCGCCCTGCCTAACGACGGCAGGCTGGCGCGGGCGGCCGGCCACACCCCGAACAGCACCGCCGAACACAGGCTCAATCCCAGCGCGAACGCGATCACGCCGGCATCGAGGCCGAAGCCGCCGGTGCGGGGAATCACGCCGGCCGGGATGGCATTGCGCAGCGTGCGCAGCGCGACCCCGGCCATCGCCACACCGATGGCCGCCCCGGCCGCCGCCAGAAGCACGCTCTCGACGATGAGCTGCGTCATCAACCGCCCGCGCGAGGCGCCCAACGCCTGGCGCACCGCGATCTCGCGCCCGCGAGCCGCGCCGCGCACGAGCAGCAGATTGGCGACGTTCGCGCACGCGATCAGCAACACGAGCATCGCCGCGCCGAGCAGCACGAGCAGCGGCGCGCGCGTGCCTAACGACAAGTCCTCGCTCAAGGGGAACACGCTGGCCGTCCATCCCGCGATCTCGGGATTCTCGTGCGCGACCTGCACTTCGACGCTGTACAGATCCGCACGCGCGGCGTCGACCGTCACGCCGGGCGCGAGACGCGCGATGGCGCCGAACAGATGCTGCGCGTGGCGCTCGACCGCCGAATACGTCGTGAATTCGACCACCGTGATCACGTCGAGCGGAGCGCCGACGAATGCCGGCCCGAGCAGGTCCGCACTCCGCGGCAGCACGCCGATCACCGTGCGCAGTCGCCCGTTGATCGACAGCTGCGAGCCGAGCGCCGAGCGATGCCCGCCAAAGTGCCGCTGGTAGAAACCGTAACTGATCAACACCGCATTGCTCGTCTCGCCTCGCACATCGTCCGGCCCGAAGGAGCGGCCGAGCACGGGGTGGACGTCCAACACATCGAGAAAGTTGGGCGTCACGACGAGCGACGTCGCGCTCTCGGGGCCGTCGCGTCCGGCAATGCTCGTTAGGCCGCCGGCGTAGAGCGCCATGCCGGTGAACGAATGCGTGCGGGCCTTCCAATCGCGAAAATCCGGCAGCGAGACGCCGAACCGCAGCACCGTCTTGTCGGGATTCGTGTCCCACAGCGACACGATGCGCTCGCCGTGCGCGAACGGCAGCGGACGCAGCAGCACCGCGTCCACGACGCTGAAAATCGCCGTGTTCGCGCCGATGCCGAGTGCGATGGTGAGAACCACGATCGCCGTGAAGAGCGGATGGGCGCGCGCCGACCGCCACGCCACGCGGACGTCCTGCGCGAGAAATTCAGTCCACTGACCAAACGCCCGCGTGTGGCGCGGACCGCTACCGGCTTGCATGCACGCTCCTGTCGGGCCGGTCACAACGTGCGTGACGGCCCGCGGATGTCAACCCGGTTTGACGGGACTCTTACGCGACGGAGGCAGTTTGATCCCGAGCCGTCGCAAGTCTTGCTCGGCGTCGCGTACCCAGGACGCGTTGGCGCGCGGGTTGGCGGGACTCGGATGCAACACGCCGCCGGTGACGACGCCTTCCGGAATCACCCGGCGCACGCGCGATTCGGCGAAGCGTCCGAGACCGGCCACCACCCGCGGCGAGAGCGCGTCGATGCAGCGCTCGAGTGCACGGTCACAGGCGGCGAACAGCGCGCGCTGTTCCGCCGCCGGCAGTTTGTCCGGTGTGCGATTGCGCCCGCTCGCTTCCAGGAACAGCAACGGGCAGTAGTTCCAGACGAAGAATTGCTCGAAGAATCGCTCGGCCGTACCGAACCGGTCGCGCGCCCAGCCCCAGAAGCGCCGGCCGCTCACCTCGCTGCGCGGACAGGCGAAGCCGGCCACGGGACGCCGCGGGTGCACGCGCGCCGGCTGCCTAACGGGCGCCTCGATGCCCAACCAATCCCGGACCATCGCGACTTCGCCGAACGGGACGCCCGTCTGTGCCATGCCGAACGGGCCCGGATTCATGCCGACGAGAATCACCTCGCGCGGCGCCGACGAGCCGTAGCGTTCGAGATATCGCGCATGCGGGGCCCATGCGTAGTCGAGCGGGTGATACACGAACGCCACCGGCGGCCCGAACTCGAGTCGGGCGGTGTCACGCCGCAGATCGCGCGCGATGGTGGAGAGACTGGTCATCTGTCATCTTGTAAGAGTGGCGCTTGTCGGTGTGCTGCGCCCGGCCTACCAGTTCGATTCCGGCCGCGACAGCGGTTCGCGGAATTTGCGTTCGTCCACCTGTTCGTGGGAGATCCGTGGTGCTGCGTGGGAAAGTGCTGTTCGCGTATGTCGTCGTGTGCATTCTGTGGGGTTCCACTTACATCGCGATTCGAATCGGCGATCGCACGTTGCCGCCGCTGCTGTTCGCCGGCGTGCGGTTCTTCATCGCCGGCGTGATCCTGTTCATTGGCGCGCGCGCGGCCGGCCAGTCGATGCCGGCGCGGCCGCGCGACTGGCGCAACCTCGCTATCGTCGGACTGCTGCTGCTCTCCGGCAACACGTGCGTGGTGGTGGCCGAGCGATTCACGGCGGCCGGCGTCGCCAGCGTGTTCGTGGTGATGGCGGTGGTGTGGACGGCGGTGTTCGAGACCCTGA
This Gemmatimonadaceae bacterium DNA region includes the following protein-coding sequences:
- a CDS encoding ABC transporter permease, whose protein sequence is MQAGSGPRHTRAFGQWTEFLAQDVRVAWRSARAHPLFTAIVVLTIALGIGANTAIFSVVDAVLLRPLPFAHGERIVSLWDTNPDKTVLRFGVSLPDFRDWKARTHSFTGMALYAGGLTSIAGRDGPESATSLVVTPNFLDVLDVHPVLGRSFGPDDVRGETSNAVLISYGFYQRHFGGHRSALGSQLSINGRLRTVIGVLPRSADLLGPAFVGAPLDVITVVEFTTYSAVERHAQHLFGAIARLAPGVTVDAARADLYSVEVQVAHENPEIAGWTASVFPLSEDLSLGTRAPLLVLLGAAMLVLLIACANVANLLLVRGAARGREIAVRQALGASRGRLMTQLIVESVLLAAAGAAIGVAMAGVALRTLRNAIPAGVIPRTGGFGLDAGVIAFALGLSLCSAVLFGVWPAARASLPSLGRALRDGGRGNTGDGRAHRTRRLLVIGELSLTVVLAVCAALVAKSLARMMRVDPGFRPEHAITAQITLGSGYPDSTGIAFYRSLLSDLDARPDIIAAGATDTPPLVGGGVFTSIRLVGQPPRPPNDPLMSTIRFVTPGFFRAMGMRMLGGRDVAWDEAAPTIVLSRTAARTFWPAASAIEQQIAFNTQPTGYQIVGEVNDAAQTSLASPPAPVVYVSMRRSVRLLHTMTLVVRGRGNAASLTPIVREAVHDIDPGLPIYNVQTLQSIVDQSVAQPRLNGALMAVFAIAALLLAALGLYGVVSYSVTQRRQELGLRVALGAQPGAVLRLVLGEGVALASVGIAIGGIGAFFAARIIRSWLFGVGPTDPASFAGVAVLLAGVAIAASYLPARRASRVSPLIAMRGD
- a CDS encoding uracil-DNA glycosylase family protein translates to MTSLSTIARDLRRDTARLEFGPPVAFVYHPLDYAWAPHARYLERYGSSAPREVILVGMNPGPFGMAQTGVPFGEVAMVRDWLGIEAPVRQPARVHPRRPVAGFACPRSEVSGRRFWGWARDRFGTAERFFEQFFVWNYCPLLFLEASGRNRTPDKLPAAEQRALFAACDRALERCIDALSPRVVAGLGRFAESRVRRVIPEGVVTGGVLHPSPANPRANASWVRDAEQDLRRLGIKLPPSRKSPVKPG